In Paenibacillus xylanilyticus, the genomic window ATTGCCTGCAGAGTTAATCATCAGGGCTTCATCGATTCGTAAGTAGTATAGAACATGATTTTAGATTCCAGAGGAGGAAAAGAACATGTCACAACGTCTACGTGTCGGAATGGTAGGATACAAGTTTATGGGGAAGGCGCATAGCAATGCTTATCGCAGTTTGCCCATGTTTTTCCCGTCAGCACCGCTGCAGCCTGAAATGGCGGTCATCTGCGGCCGGAATGAAAAAGGTGTCCAGGAAGCAGCAAACCAGTTCGGCTGGTCCGAAAGTGTAACCGACTGGCGTGAATTGGTAAAGCGTGATGATATTGATCTGATTGATATTAATGCTCCGAGCGATGCACATAAGGAGATTGCACTGGAAGCGGCCCGTCAGGGTAAACATTTGTTCTGTGAGAAACCGCTGGCCTTGTCACTTGCCGATTCGAAAGAGATGCTTCAAGCAGCAGAAGATGCTGGTGTTGCACACATGGTTGGATTCAACTATCGCTTCTCTCCGGCAGTGCAGCTTGCCAAGGAATTGGTTCAGAGCGGTCGCCTGGGTAAGATCTATCACTTCCGCGCGTTTTTCCTGCAGGACTGGATCATGGATCCATCCTTCCCGCTTGTTTGGCGCTTGCAAAAGGAAGTGGCTGGCTCGGGATCGCACGGCGATCTGGGTGCACACTTAATTGATCTCGCACGCTTTCTTGTCGGTGAGTTCCAAGAAGTCATCGGAATGAGTGAGACGTTCATTAAGGAACGGCCGCTTGCTTCCGAAATGACTGGACTCAGTGCCAAAGGCAGCTCGAATGCGGACGCACCAAAAGGCGAAGTGACAGTAGATGATGCGACATTGTTCCTGGCCAGATTTGCAGGCGGCGCGCTCGGCAGCTTCGAGGCTACACGCTTTGCAGCAGGTCACCGCAGTACAAATTCATTCGAGATTAACGGCAGCCTGGGCAGTGTCCGGTTTGACTTTGAACGAATGAATGAACTGGAAGTGTATTTTACGAAAGATGAAGAGGACGTTCAGGGATTCCGGCGTGTTCTGGCTACAGATCCGGCGCATAAGTATGCCGAGGCGTGGTGGCCAGCAGGACATACCATCGGATTCGAGCATACGTTTACACACGAGATGCTGGAGCTGGTTACAGCCATCTCTGAAGGCCGTCAGCCTTCACCAAGTTTCCATGATGGTGTTGCCTGCCAGGCTGTGCTTGAAGCCGTAGAACGTTCTGTAACAGAACGGCGCTGGGTTTCCCTTGATGAGATGTAAGCAGCGTTTAGCTGTTTATACATGCTGAAGAATTTGAAATGAAGAGAAGTCAATCGATCAGCGCGATAGCGATACACAGGTTGGCTCTATAAAAACTATCCGAAAGCGAGTGATAAAGCGATGAGTAAGGCACTTATTGTATGGGGCGGCTGGGATGGACATGAACCGGAGCAGGTAGCAGCGATTTTTGAGCGCATTTTGAAGGAAGAACAGTTTGAGGTCGAGGTTTCGAACACATTGGAAGCCTATGCAGATGCCGACAAACTGCTGGGACTCGATCTGATCGTCCCTCTTTGGACGATGGGACAGATTGAACAGGAACTGGTCAACAATGTATCGGCTGCCGTTCAGAGCGGCGTTGGGCTCGCAGGTATTCACGGCGGGATGTGTGATGCGTTCCGGAACAATGTCGATTGGCAGTTTATGACTGGCGGTCAATGGGTTGCACACCCGGGCAATGATGGCGTGGAGTATACGGTTAACATCAAACGCGGGTCAAGTCCGCTGCTGGACCACATTGAAGATTTTCAGGTGAAAAGCGAGCAATACTACCTGCACGTTGACCCTGCGGTGGAAGTACTGGCAACAACTCGTTTCCCGGTCGTGGAAGGTCCCCATTCAGCGAATGGGCCAGTGGATATGCCGGTTGTATGGACGAAGCGTTGGGGTGCTGGCCGTGTGTACTACAACTCGCTTGGTCATCATGCGGATATTGTAGAGATGCAGCAAGTCACCGAAATGATGCGCAGCGGCTTCAAATGGGCTGCAGCGGGCAAAGCGGCTGCCAATAATACAACAGGCAAAAAAGCTGAAGTGTACACAGGCATGGCCGATAACCAAACTTAATTTCTGTTACTTTTTGTGATAAACCAAGGAACATACGTAAGTGAGTAAATTTTGACCAGTATTCCACAATTCCGATCCGCTTGAAGGGAGCCCACCTGCATGAAAACAATGAAAGTAGGCATTATTGGCTGTGGTAAAATCAGCAGTATTTATATGGAAAACTGTCACCGCTTCGAAATTCTAGATCTGGTTGCCGTAGCGGATATTGACCGCAAGAGGGCTGAAGAGCAGGCAGCAGCCTATAACGTTCCGAATGTATACACGGTTGATGAGATGTTGGCCAATCCGGAGATTGAACTGATCATCAATTTAACGATTCCTGCTGTACACGCAGATGTATGTTTACGCTCTCTTGAAGCGGGAAAACATGTCTACGTCGAAAAACCACTCGCCGTTACACGCGAGGAAGGGCAGGCTGTTCTGGAAACAGCTAAGCGCAAAGGATTGCTGGTCGGCTGCGCGCCTGAAACTTTCTTCGGATCAGGCATTCAGACCTCACTCAAGCTGGTTGAAGATGGCGTTATCGGCAAACCTGTAGCTGCTACGGCGTTCATGATGAGCCGTGGACATGAACACTGGCATCCCGATCCGGAATTCTACTACGCTTCAGGCGGCGGACCGATGTTCGATATGGGTCCTTACTATCTGACAGCATTAGTGCAGCTGCTGGGTCCGATCAGCTCCATTGCTGGCATGACAGGAAAAGCAATGGAAGAGCGGACAATCACAAGTGAGAAAAAGAGAGGGCAAACCATCCCTGTTGATATTCCAACGCATGTGGCAGGACTATTGCAGTTCGAGCAGGGTGCCATTGGCACGCTGATTACAAGCTTTGATGTTTTTGGGGGAAGCGCACTGCCACCGATTGAGATCTATGGCACGCACGGCACGCTGCAGGTGCCCGATCCTAACACATTTGGCGGACCTGTACGTTACCGTTTGCTGGGTGAACACGAGTGGACGGAGGTTCCTCTTCTTCCGGGCTATCAGGAAAACACACGCGGGATTGGTGTAGCTGATATGGCGTATGCTGCTAACAGCGGCCGCGCTCACCGAGCGAGCGGAGAGCTTGCCTACCATGTGCTTGAAGCAATGTGGGCATTCCATGACTCTTCCGATGAGCAGACTTTCTATAAAATGAGAAGCACTTGTCAGCGTCCTGCTGCTCTGCCAGAAGGTTTGGCTCTGTATAGTCTTGATCAATAATTTTGGATACGCAGCATGAATACAAATCAAACAGCCCTGTCTTCCGTTCAAGGAGGCAGGGCTTTTCGTTCGTTTAATCTTACAAATTGATCGTACAAACCACATTTAAGGCTCAAATCCCGCCTGACTGATCCAGATCTCATGTTCCGCAAAATGCTTTCTCATCCGTTCCTCCACGATCTGATAGGCCTCAGGTTGATACCATTCTTCCACGCCTAACTCCTGATAGAGCGACTCCATGCCCAATCTGCGCGTGCGTTTCCCTTGACTGCCATCGCCCATGAAGTAATCATCGATACAAACACGTTGAACCAGAGGCCGAAGGAGGGAAGGAAAGTTATCGCTGCTCGGAAGCACAGGGGCAATCGCAACCTGGGTAGCTATACCTGCATCCCTTAGTTTTTCCAATGCATGTAATCTACCGGGAATAGGTGGTGCAGCCGGACTAAAATGCTTGCGAATATCATCCCGATCCGTCTCTATCGTCATGCTGACACGCACCCGGTCACCCAATTGCTGGAGCAGGTCCATATCCCGTGTGACGAGAGGACTTCGGGTTTGAACCAGAAGGAAATCCGGAGGATGCTGTATCATCACTTCGAGCAGGGAACGTGTAATTTGCTCCTTATATTCGACAGGCTGATATGGATCGGTACTGGATGACATAAAGATTGTGACTTTACCTTTGGAGATAGCACGTTTCAACTCTTTGGCAAGTACACTGGCAGCTTCCTGCTTCACATCAACCCAGCTTCCCCAATCCTGCTTGCGAAACAAAGAAACGGGCATTTGCCTGACGTAACAGTAAGAGCATGCAAAAGAACAGCCTGTATAGGGATTTAGCGTGTGGGTATATCCGTTAAGGAAACCGGTCCCTTTGTTCATCAGGGTCTTTGATGTTTTATATAAATATTGGGTCTTATTCATTGCTGCTGCTCCTGTTCTCGGTAATGAGCAGGTGTCTGCCCTGTAAGCTTGCGAAACACGGCACTGAAATAGGCCGGATTAGTTATGCCTACTTGGCGACCAATATCTGAAATCGAGAGTGTAGTGTTCGCAAGCAATTTTTTCGCTTCGGTCATCCGAGTGTCCTGAATATATTGCACCGGAGTTATGCCCGTAACACGCTTGAACACACGATGCAGATGATACGGGCTACCATGGCTAATTTGAGCAAGAATATCCAGCGTAAGAGATTCTGAATAATGATGGTTAATGTAATTCGTTACAATGGAAGCCCATTCCTGATCAGGAACACGCTGTCCTGTAGGTTTGCAGCGTTTGCATGGTCTGAAGCCTTGTGCCAGTGCATCTTCAGGGTGATGGAAACCGAGTACATTTTCGTATTTCGGATCTTTGGATTTGCATGAAGGTCGGCAAAAAATACCTGTCGTCCTGACACCGTAATAAAATTCCCCGTCATACGAAGCATCATTGCTGATAATGGCTGTCCATTGCGTTTCGTCTATTGAAAAAGAAGGGAGCTCTTGTTTATCCCGAAGCTTCATAGGGATCACCTCACGACACATTATACCCTTCTACGAGAGATGTTCAACAGATTCTCGCATGAATAAGCAAGATCTCAATGGCAAGCAGGCGACGATCCTTTCCGTTCAAGGGAATGAAATATGCTACAATGAGCAGGATGATGTACATGTGAAATTCATTTACGAAAGAGGTAGGTAATAATGGTTCGTTTCGGAGTTGTAGGTACCAACTGGATTACAGAACGGCTTCTTGAAGCTGCAGCACATGTGAAGGGATTTGAATTGACAGCTGTCTACTCACGGACAGAGGACAAGGCGAATGTCTTTGCAGATCAACATAACGCCAAGCATCGATTCACTGACCTGGAGGAGATGGCAGCGAGTGACACGATTGATGCGGTCTACATTGCTACACCCAATACATATCATGCTGATCAGACGGCACTGTTCCTGAGAAACGGCAAGCATGTATTATGCGAGAAGCCACTTGCAGCCAATGCTGCAGAGGTTTCTCATGTGATTAACACAGCTCGCGATAATAACGTTTTGCTAATGGAAGCGATGAAGTCAACGCTGGCTCCAACGTTCAAAATGGTCCAGGCTCATCTGCACAAAATTGGACCTGTACGCAAATATATCGCGGGGTACTGTCAGTATTCTTCCCGTTACGACAAGTACAAAGAGGGGGTTGTGCTTAATGCATTCAAGCCTGAACTTGCAAACGGCGCTTTAATGGATCTTGGGGTGTACTGTCTGTACCCGCTGATCACTTTGTTTGGAGCACCAAATCAGGTTCAAGCGCAAGCCATCATGCTGGATTCAGGCGTGGACGGACAGGGCAGTGTACTTCTAGGCTATGAAGGGATGGAAGCCGTGGTGACTTACTCCAAGATCTCCAACTCTCATGTGCCAAGTGAAATTATGGGAGAGCGCGGCAGCATTATCATTGATAAAATCGGTTCCCCCGAACATGCGGAAATACGATACAATGACGGTACGGTTGAACCGTTGACAGCTGAGCAGACCTATCCAGCCATGTATTACGAGGTGGAGGAATTCGTTAACCTGGTTCAGCAGGGGAAACAGGAATCCGAGCTGAACAGCTATGAACGTTCCTATGAAACCATGCAGGTGATGGATCAGATCCGCAAGCAGATTGGTCTGGTTTTCCCGAACGATTAATTGAGCAACAGGAAAGTGAGCTGAGACGAGATGAGTAGAGAAGAGCAGCAAGAGAACAAGAGTTTAGGTCTTGAACTGGAGAAGATTATTTTTATTGGACGAACGTATGAGGAATATATGTCAATGTTCAACCTTACAGCAGAAGATCTCCATGCCAGATCCATTCTGGACTGTCCGGGTGGGGCTTGTTCATTCAGCAGCCATGCACGTAGGCATGGGGCGGACTCCATGGCAGCAGATATTGCATACGAACACGAAATCGACCAATTGGAACTGAAAGGGCAGCTGGACATTGAACACACCATTGAGCAATTGGAACAGGTGCGTGACAGATACAAATGGGACTATTTTGGTTCAATAGATGGCCTGAAGCAAGCAAGAATGAGTGCACTTCGTGATTGTACGGCAGATATGAGGAGCTATCCCATGCAGTATGTCTATGCAGAGCTTCCCGTGCTGCCTTTCACTGACGACCAATTTGATATGACGTTATCTGCGCATTTTATGTTTACGTATGCGGATCGATTGGACTTCACCTTCCATGAGCGAACCATTCTTGAATTGCTGCGCGTAACAAGACAAGAGCTGCGAATTTTTCCTACAGTCGACTTGTCCGGGAATCGCTATGAACATATGGACAAGATCATGTCCTTTCTGAAGAACCTTGGATTCAGTGTTACAGAAGTCAGCACGACGTATGAATTTCAACATGGAGCCCATACGATGCTCAAAATTACAAAACCCGAATCCTGAGTCAAGTGATAAGAGGTCTTTCCGTCCTTGAAACACAGGTTAACTGTTGCGTTACGGGGTATATTTGTTGTAATACTGCAAACCTCGCTATAATATATGAAACACCAGAAGAGGGTAGGAGGTCTATCGGATGAAAAAGGTACTCATTCTTGGCGGGACACGCTTTTTCGGCAAACGTCTGGTCGATCATTTGCTGTGGGAAGGAAAATCGCAAATTACCGTTGCGACGCGCGGCAAAACGAACGTGGACTTCGGGCCAGAGGTGAACCGGATCAAGATGGATCGGGAGGATCCGCAATCTCTAGCTGAAGTGGCACAGATTGACCAGTGGGATGTGGTGTATGATAACATCTGTTACTCACCGGATGCGGCGAAGTCGGCGTGTGACGCTTTTGCGGGACGTACCCAAAGATATGTGCTTACATCAACACTCTCCGTGTATGGTGATCCCCAACCGGGATTTAAGGAAGAGGACTTCGATCCATACACGTATCCATTGAAATACGGGAATCACGAGGACTTTTCGTATGGAGAGGGCAAGCGGCTGGCGGAGGCTGTGTTTTTTCAGGAAGCAAGTTTTCCTGTCGTGGCGATGAGAATTCCAATTGTTCTCGGAATAGATGATTATACGAGAAGACTGCATTTTCATATTGAACATGTGCAAAAAGGAAAGCCAATTGGCATGCCGAATCCGGACGCGGAAATTGGTTTTATCAATTCTACGGAAGCAGCCAGATTTCTTGCCTGGTTGGGGCATTCGTCGATTACCGGACCTGTAAACGCCGCTTCAAAAGGATCCATTTCGCTGTCTGCCATGATGGACCTGATTGAGACGGTGACAGGCATGCAGTCACAAGTATTACGCGAAACCGTTCAGGAGGATATGTCCCCCTTCGGTATCTCGGAATCGTGGACGATGGACACAACCAAGGCAGAGCAGGCCGGATATACCTTTGAAGCACTGATGGACTGGTTTCCGGGTCTCGTACGTGAAGTGGCACTGGCGCTGCAGTCCGAAGGTTAAATTTTTGGTATATAAGCATGAATGGTAAAACAGGACGCAAGGGAGCGTGCAACTCCTTGGCGTCCTGTTTTTTTATATTAATTTGAGTCCAGTCATACGGATTCTATCATGATTCCAATGGCTTCGATTGCCCTAGTGGCAGGGAAGCTGAAGCACGGATACGCAGTTCGGATGGAAGAATGACCGTTTGCGGATCAGTTGGTGCGGTGCCTTCAATTCTGTCGATTAGCATATGCATGCCTTTGGCTCCAAAATCATAGGCAGGCTGTGCGGCTACCGTGAGGAAAGGATCAAAAGCGGAAGCCAGATCCAGATCATCAAAACAGACGACCGAGATGTCCTCCGGTACACGCAGCCCTCTTTTACGCAGCAAACGAATGACCCCAATCGCGAGCATATTATTGGCTGCAAAAATAGCCGTTGGCTTATCCGGCTGTGTAAGTAACTGTTCCATTCCAGCCTCATCACTGAAATCACGATAACCTGTCCGAAGGACAAGCTTTGGATCAACCTTAACTCCTGCTTCACGTAACCCTTCAGCATAACCCTCTTCACGTAATCTGGCCGTAGAAACCTCGGAAGAGCCGTTAACGAGCGCAATACGGCGGTGACCCAGTTCCGTCAGATATCGGATCAGTAGAAGTGCACCTTGCCGGCTGTCCCCCGCGATGACATCGGATGTGATCCCTGGTACCGTGCGATCCAAGATCACAAACGGGATCTTCCTCTCATGTAACTGCTGCAGATGATCAAGGGAACGGTCGCCCGCAGGGGCAAACAGGACTCCGTCTACACGCGTGGAGAGAATCGTCTCCACGTAGTTCTTCTCCTTGTTGTAATCTTCATCACTATTCCCGAACAACAGACGATATCCACGAGCGTTAGCTGCATCCTCCGCGCCGCGTGCGAGTGTCGTATAAAATGGATTGGTGATATCGGTAATCAGCAGAGATAACATCTGTGTTCGCTGAAGTACAAGGCTGCGTGCATTCGAATTGGGGATATACCCGAGTTCATCAATAACCTGTTGTACGCGTTCCCTGGTGGCCGTGCTGATTCGACCTGTTTGATTAATCACTTTGGAGACCGTCATGGCAGAAACATTGGCTTTCTTGGCAATATCATAAATAGTGATCAATAGAATCTAACCTCTCATAACATAGTCTTACCATTCTATAGGATAATGCCGATTGACAGCAATATGGGCGCGTGCTATGTTAGGGTTACCGATAACCCAAAATACAAAACAAACCACTTTTTTCAGTAAACCATTCACAGTAGGCATTCTTTTTTTGCTCTATACATCCGTTCCTGCAGAGAAAGAGGACTGCATCATGGAGATCCATACATAAAATGGACTTTTGTTCAATTTGAATTTGTAAACGCATTCATTTAATGAATTGCTCTCTTGTCCAGGACTGACGCACCAATAGGGTATCGGGATTACATCGTCAAGGTCTGACCGCTTTAACTGCATCCTGAAAGACAACGTGAAATCAATTCGTACCTATCCAGAAACCACTTGAAGGAGGACGTATTAGTATGACACATCAGGATTACCGTTATAAACAGGCTTTTCCCAAGATTGGTATTCGTCCCACCATTGACGGCAGACGCAAGGGAGTACGTGAATCCCTGGAGGAACAAACGATGCGAATGGCAACATCGGTAGCTGAGCTGCTTACCGCAGAACTTCGTTATCCGGACGGCTCCCCGGTCGAATGCGTCGTTGCCGAATCCTGTATTGGCGGTGTGGCCGAAGCAGCTGCGGCGGCAGAGCTGTTCAATCGTTCAAATGTTGGAGTCACCATTACGGTTACTCCATGCTGGTGTTATGGTACGGAAACGATGGATATGTCTCCATCCATACCTACCGCCATCTGGGGGTTTAACGGTACGGAACGGCCTGGCGCAGTCTATCTGGCAGCCGTACTGTCTGCACATGCTCAGAAGGGGATTCCGGCCTTCGGGATCTATGGCGAGGATGTTCAGGATGGCGGGGATACGACCATTCCTGATGACGTCCGGGAGAAATTGCTTCGCTTCAGCCGGGCGGGTCTTGCAGCTGCTACGATGAAAGGGCGGGCATACCTGTCCATTGGCTCGGTATCCATGGGAATTGCCGGATCCATTGTGAACGATTCCTTTTTCCAGGAATATCTCGGCATGAGGAACGAATATGTGGACATGAGCGAGCTGACCCGGAGGATCGAGGAAGAAATCTATGATCCGGAAGAATATAAGTTGGCACTGGCTTGGGTGAAAGAAAATTGCATTGAAGGGCCGGATAACAACCCGACCCATCTGCAAACAGACCGCAAGCGGAAAGAGTATGAATGGGAAACTGTTGTGAAAATGACTCAGATCGTACGTGATCTGATGGCCGGCAATCCCAGATTGGCAGAACTCGGTTTTACAGAAGAATCGATGGGTCATCACGCGATTGTATCCGGCTTCCAGGGTCAGCGGCAGTGGACGGATCATTCGCCTAATGGCGACTTCCTGGAGTCGATCCTGAATTCATCCTTTGACTGGAATGGCAAACGCTCCCCTTACCTGGTCGCCACAGAAAATGACAGCCTGAACGGTGTATCCATGCTGTTCGGCTCACTGCTCACTCATACAGCCCAGATATTTGCAGATGTACGTACGTATTGGAGTCCGGACTCGGTTGCACGGGTAACAGGGCATCAATTGGAGGGAAAAGCGAAAGACGGAATTCTCCACTTGATCAATTCGGGCTCCGCGGCACTCGATGGTACTGGGCAGCAATCCAGAGACGGTAACCCTGCTCTTAAGCCTTTCTGGGAAATTACAGATGAAGAGGTCCAGAACTGCCTGCAATCGACATCGTGGAGACCTGCATCAGTCGAATATTTCAGAGGCGGCGGCTACTCCGCAGACTTCCTGACCAAAGGCGGTATGCCTGTCACGATGACACGTCTCAATCTGGTTAAGGGGCTTGGTCCTGTATTGCAGCTCGCTCAGGGTTACACCGTGGATCTGCCTGATGAAGTGCATAATACGCTGGACCAGCGGACGGATCCGACTTGGCCATCAACATGGTTCGCTCCGATTTTAACAGGAACAGGCGCATTTACCTCCGTTTATGAAGTCATGAACCAATGGGGAGCCAACCACGGCTCGATTTCATACGGTCACATCGGGGCAGATCTCCTAACCCTGGCTTCAATCTTGCGGATTCCAGTGAGTATGCACAATGTTCCGGATTCCGAGATATTCCGTCCACGGGCATGGGGGTTATTCGGAACAAGTGAACCGGAGAGTGCAGATTACCGTGCCTGCAGCGTGTTTGGACCTTTATACCGTTAGACTATCCTGTCAGACGCCATATTCTGCCTAATCCGAATGTGGCGTTCTTCCAAAGGAGGAGGCAAGAGAGATGGGAAACACGCTAAACCATGTGCTTGCTGCTGACTATGGTGCCGGAAGCGGCCGGGTGGTCAGGGGAAGTTTTGACGGTGAGATGCTCGCGTTACAGGAAGTACATCGATTCAGTAATGATCCCGTTCAGCTTGCGGACGGATTGTACTGGGATTTCCTAAGACTGTTCCATGAATTGAAACAGGGCATTGTAAAGGGCACGCAGGGATTAACTCAACCAGTCCGTTCCATTGCCGTGGACACATGGGGTGTTGATTATGGCTTGGTGGATGGGGCAGGAAGATTGTGTGGTAATCCACGTCATTACCGGGAATCGCGTAATGCCGATTGGATGAAAGAGACGCTGCGTATGGTTAATGAAGAAGAGCTGTATAGCATGTCCGGCGTCCTGCCTCAGCAGATTAATACGGTGTTCCAATTGGTTGGAAGCCTACGGGAAAACGCTGAATTACGTCCAGATATGCGGATGTTATTCATGCCGGATCTGTTTCACTTTTATCTCTCAGGACAGAAGGCCTGTGAATATACCATTGCCAGCACAAGCGGACTTTTGCATGCCGGAGAGGACCGCTGGAATGAATCCTTGTTTGGCCGCCTCGGTTTACCTGAAACACTTTTCCCACCCATTGTTCGGCCGGGCACTGTGCTGGGACGATTAACAGATGATCTGTGCGCAGAGTTACAGATTGAACCCATGCAAGTCATATCTGTAGGCTCGCATGATACGGCATCAGCACTGGCCGCCATTCCTGCGTCAGATCCGAATTTTGCCTTTATCAGCTGTGGAACCTGGTCATTAATGGGCATGGAACGCGACTCTCCAGTACTGGATGAACGCAGCCGCAGTCTGGGATTCACCAATGAAGGGACGGTCAGTGGCAAGACCAGAATTTTGAAGAATCGGTCAGGTCTCTGGCTTCTGCAGGAGTGCAAGAGGCAGTGGGAACGGGAAAATCATATTTTCAGTCATCAGGAGCTGGTTCACCTCGCAGCATCGGCTCCAGCGCTACAAAGCTTCATCCTGCCGGGGGATGCGATCTATCTAACACCGGGTGATATGCCTGAACGAATACGCCAGCAATGCAGTGCCACCAACCAAGTGACTCCGGAAACCATCGGAGCGATTGTACGCTGTATCTTGGAAAGCCTGTCTCTGGAATTCAGGCAGACACTGGATGAACTTGAACTTGTCACGGGGAGCCGGCCGAGCGTCATTCACATGGTAGGCGGAGGTGT contains:
- a CDS encoding Gfo/Idh/MocA family protein; translated protein: MSQRLRVGMVGYKFMGKAHSNAYRSLPMFFPSAPLQPEMAVICGRNEKGVQEAANQFGWSESVTDWRELVKRDDIDLIDINAPSDAHKEIALEAARQGKHLFCEKPLALSLADSKEMLQAAEDAGVAHMVGFNYRFSPAVQLAKELVQSGRLGKIYHFRAFFLQDWIMDPSFPLVWRLQKEVAGSGSHGDLGAHLIDLARFLVGEFQEVIGMSETFIKERPLASEMTGLSAKGSSNADAPKGEVTVDDATLFLARFAGGALGSFEATRFAAGHRSTNSFEINGSLGSVRFDFERMNELEVYFTKDEEDVQGFRRVLATDPAHKYAEAWWPAGHTIGFEHTFTHEMLELVTAISEGRQPSPSFHDGVACQAVLEAVERSVTERRWVSLDEM
- a CDS encoding ThuA domain-containing protein, whose product is MSKALIVWGGWDGHEPEQVAAIFERILKEEQFEVEVSNTLEAYADADKLLGLDLIVPLWTMGQIEQELVNNVSAAVQSGVGLAGIHGGMCDAFRNNVDWQFMTGGQWVAHPGNDGVEYTVNIKRGSSPLLDHIEDFQVKSEQYYLHVDPAVEVLATTRFPVVEGPHSANGPVDMPVVWTKRWGAGRVYYNSLGHHADIVEMQQVTEMMRSGFKWAAAGKAAANNTTGKKAEVYTGMADNQT
- a CDS encoding Gfo/Idh/MocA family protein, producing MKTMKVGIIGCGKISSIYMENCHRFEILDLVAVADIDRKRAEEQAAAYNVPNVYTVDEMLANPEIELIINLTIPAVHADVCLRSLEAGKHVYVEKPLAVTREEGQAVLETAKRKGLLVGCAPETFFGSGIQTSLKLVEDGVIGKPVAATAFMMSRGHEHWHPDPEFYYASGGGPMFDMGPYYLTALVQLLGPISSIAGMTGKAMEERTITSEKKRGQTIPVDIPTHVAGLLQFEQGAIGTLITSFDVFGGSALPPIEIYGTHGTLQVPDPNTFGGPVRYRLLGEHEWTEVPLLPGYQENTRGIGVADMAYAANSGRAHRASGELAYHVLEAMWAFHDSSDEQTFYKMRSTCQRPAALPEGLALYSLDQ
- a CDS encoding SPL family radical SAM protein: MNKTQYLYKTSKTLMNKGTGFLNGYTHTLNPYTGCSFACSYCYVRQMPVSLFRKQDWGSWVDVKQEAASVLAKELKRAISKGKVTIFMSSSTDPYQPVEYKEQITRSLLEVMIQHPPDFLLVQTRSPLVTRDMDLLQQLGDRVRVSMTIETDRDDIRKHFSPAAPPIPGRLHALEKLRDAGIATQVAIAPVLPSSDNFPSLLRPLVQRVCIDDYFMGDGSQGKRTRRLGMESLYQELGVEEWYQPEAYQIVEERMRKHFAEHEIWISQAGFEP
- a CDS encoding bifunctional transcriptional activator/DNA repair enzyme AdaA, whose product is MKLRDKQELPSFSIDETQWTAIISNDASYDGEFYYGVRTTGIFCRPSCKSKDPKYENVLGFHHPEDALAQGFRPCKRCKPTGQRVPDQEWASIVTNYINHHYSESLTLDILAQISHGSPYHLHRVFKRVTGITPVQYIQDTRMTEAKKLLANTTLSISDIGRQVGITNPAYFSAVFRKLTGQTPAHYREQEQQQ
- a CDS encoding Gfo/Idh/MocA family protein; translated protein: MVRFGVVGTNWITERLLEAAAHVKGFELTAVYSRTEDKANVFADQHNAKHRFTDLEEMAASDTIDAVYIATPNTYHADQTALFLRNGKHVLCEKPLAANAAEVSHVINTARDNNVLLMEAMKSTLAPTFKMVQAHLHKIGPVRKYIAGYCQYSSRYDKYKEGVVLNAFKPELANGALMDLGVYCLYPLITLFGAPNQVQAQAIMLDSGVDGQGSVLLGYEGMEAVVTYSKISNSHVPSEIMGERGSIIIDKIGSPEHAEIRYNDGTVEPLTAEQTYPAMYYEVEEFVNLVQQGKQESELNSYERSYETMQVMDQIRKQIGLVFPND
- a CDS encoding SAM-dependent methyltransferase: MSREEQQENKSLGLELEKIIFIGRTYEEYMSMFNLTAEDLHARSILDCPGGACSFSSHARRHGADSMAADIAYEHEIDQLELKGQLDIEHTIEQLEQVRDRYKWDYFGSIDGLKQARMSALRDCTADMRSYPMQYVYAELPVLPFTDDQFDMTLSAHFMFTYADRLDFTFHERTILELLRVTRQELRIFPTVDLSGNRYEHMDKIMSFLKNLGFSVTEVSTTYEFQHGAHTMLKITKPES
- a CDS encoding NAD-dependent epimerase/dehydratase family protein — its product is MKKVLILGGTRFFGKRLVDHLLWEGKSQITVATRGKTNVDFGPEVNRIKMDREDPQSLAEVAQIDQWDVVYDNICYSPDAAKSACDAFAGRTQRYVLTSTLSVYGDPQPGFKEEDFDPYTYPLKYGNHEDFSYGEGKRLAEAVFFQEASFPVVAMRIPIVLGIDDYTRRLHFHIEHVQKGKPIGMPNPDAEIGFINSTEAARFLAWLGHSSITGPVNAASKGSISLSAMMDLIETVTGMQSQVLRETVQEDMSPFGISESWTMDTTKAEQAGYTFEALMDWFPGLVREVALALQSEG
- a CDS encoding LacI family DNA-binding transcriptional regulator, producing the protein MITIYDIAKKANVSAMTVSKVINQTGRISTATRERVQQVIDELGYIPNSNARSLVLQRTQMLSLLITDITNPFYTTLARGAEDAANARGYRLLFGNSDEDYNKEKNYVETILSTRVDGVLFAPAGDRSLDHLQQLHERKIPFVILDRTVPGITSDVIAGDSRQGALLLIRYLTELGHRRIALVNGSSEVSTARLREEGYAEGLREAGVKVDPKLVLRTGYRDFSDEAGMEQLLTQPDKPTAIFAANNMLAIGVIRLLRKRGLRVPEDISVVCFDDLDLASAFDPFLTVAAQPAYDFGAKGMHMLIDRIEGTAPTDPQTVILPSELRIRASASLPLGQSKPLES